CGAAGGAAGGGCATCCGAATTACGCGCCGCTGCTCGATGCGTTGCGCGAGCTGTTCGATCGTACGGCGCAGGACGGTACAGTCGAGTTTGCGTATCAGACGCGCGTTTATGTCGGGCGGGCGGATGTTTGAGGGTGGGGCGGGTTCTGCTAACCGGATGGTGTGCGGTTAGTGGTTTGCGGTGAGGTTTGCGGTGAGCTGTGAGGCGGGCTGAAAGCGGGTTGCGCTCGCAGTCCGCTGCGCGGCCCGCGCACACACGGTTAGGGTATCGCGCTGCGCACGCAGACCCGGTGCGCAGCGTCATTCATACAGTCACGACTGTCGCGTCATTCACACAGGCCGAACCGCCGCGCCACCCGGTTCACGCACAAGAAACCCACGCAGATCGCGCAGCACATCGCCCGGCGATTCCTCCATCGGGATGTGACCAAACGACGGATACATCACCGACTTCGCCCCCGGAATCCGTCGCGCGAATTCAGCCGCATGCGCAGGTGGAATCCAGCGATCTTTTGCACCCCACAGCACGAGCGTAGGCACATCGAGCGTCTTCAGCACGTCGGTATCGAGGTCGCGGAAATCGAGCGTCGGCACCATCTTGCCGATCGCCTCGCGCGTGTCCTCGCCGTGGAAGAAATCGATGTAGCGCCGCAAGACCGGCGCCGTCAGCTTGCGCGGATCGCCGTACACGTTGCGCACGGCGCTCTTCACGATCGCCTCGGGCAGCCACCACGGCGAGCTGATGCGCACGAGCGCATAGTTGAAGAGGTCGATGTAGATCGGCAGCTTCATCGGGAACCCGGCCGCGTCGATCAGTACCAGCTGCTCGACCGCGCCGCGATGGCGCACCGCGTAGTCCCACGCGATCAATCCGCCGAGCGAATTGCCGATCAGCGTGGCGTGCGTCGCGTCGACGGCCTGGATGAACGTATCGATGAAGCGCCGGTACACGCTGATGTTCATCGTCTCGATGCGGCCCGACGCGTCGCGCAGCGGACCGGTCACGCCGAACGGCGGCAGGTCGAGGCGGATCACGCGATGGTCGCGCGCGAGATCGTCGGCGACGCCGTCCCACGTATGCAGCGACGACGCGAAACCGTGGATCAGGACCAGCGTTCGCGGACCGGTGCCCTGCTCGACGTAGTGCACGTCGGTGCCCATGATCTGCACGAACTTCGACCCGGTCTGCGTGTAGCGTCGACGTAGCTCGGTGCGCGGCACGCTGACGATGCCGAGACGCGCGGCAAGCGAGCGGCGCGGCAACGGTGCGGGTTGCGCGGGCGAAATGGATTCGAAGCGGGTCATGTGTTGTCTCCCTGTGTCGATCGGAGTGAGCGCTTTGGCAGCGGCCCGGCGTTTGCGCTGGCGCGCGCTGTCCGGGTCGCTGTAAAGCACGTGCTCTGGTCTCTGGTGCTTACTCTGACTTCATGCAAAACGTTGCGATCATCTGTACGTCCGACTCGACATGCGCGCCGCTAGCGCGCGAACCGGTAATCGTCCGCGCGCACACGCTTCGTGCGGCGCCGGAAGCTGAACGTGAAGCCCGGCCACAGCGCGGTGACCTTGCCGCTTTTCGTCTGGTACCAGCTGCGGCAGCCGGTCGTCCACACGGCGTGCCGCATCTCGTGCTGCAGACGCGCGTTGAACGCCTGCTGCACGTCGTGCCGCAGGTTCATCGTGCGCGCGCCTTGCCGCGCGAGTTCGCGCAGGCATTCGGCGATGTACTGCACCTGCGACTCGATCATGTAGATCATCGAGTTGTGGCCGAGCCCGGTGTTCGGGCCGACCATCATGAAGAAATTCGGGAAGTCCGCGACGCTCGTGCCGAGGTAGGCCTCGGGGCCATCGCGCAGCCACTTCGCGCCGAGATCCGCGCCGCCGATGCCGGTCACGTCGAACGGCGCACCGTAGTCGTTCACCTGGAAGCCGGTACCGCAGATGATCGTATCGACTGCGTGATGCGTGCCGTCCGTCGTGACGACGCCGTCGGCGACAATCTCGCGGATCGACGTCGTGACGACATCGACGTTCGGTTGGCACAGCGCAGGGAAGTAGTCGCTCGACAGCAGCACGCGCTTGCAGCCCAGCAGGTAATCCGGCGTGAGCTTCGCGCGCAACGCCGGGTCCTGCACGCGTCGCCGCAGGTAGCCGAGGCCGAATTTCATCGGCAGCTTCATCAGCTTTGGATTCACGACGAACGCGACCGCGCGCGATTCTAGCTGCCAGTAGATCGCACCGCGCACGAAGCGCTGCGTGAACGGCAGATGCCTGAACAGCCACTGCATCCGCGGACCGACGGGCTTGTCGGGTTTCGGCATGATCCACGGCGGCGTGCGCTGGAACAGCGCGAGGTGTGTCACGCGCGGCTGGATCTGCGGCACGAACTGGATCGCGCTCGCGCCGGTGCCGATCACGGCGACCCGTTTGCCTTCGAGCGGATACGCGTGATCCCAGCGCGCCGAATGAAACAGCTTGCCAGCGAAGCGGTCGAGGCCGTCGATCTGCGGCATCGCCGGCCGCGACAATGGACCGCTCGCAGCAATCACGACGTCGGCTTCGATCTGTTCGTGCGCGCTGTTATCGTCCGCGCCGCCGATTTCCAGCCGCCATACCTGACGCGTTTCATCGAAGCGCGCGGACCGCACCGGCGCGTTGCAGCGCAGATAAGGTGCGAGTCCGTATTTGCGCACGCAGTGCTTCAGGTACGCGAAAATTTCCGCCTGGCCGCCGAATGCACGCGACCAGCCTGGGTTCGGCTCGAACGAAAACGAATACAGATGCGAGGGCACGTCGCACGCCGCGCCGGGGTAGGTGTTGTCGCGCCACGTGCCACCGATATCGCCGGCCGCCTCGTAGATCGTGAACGACGTGAGCCCCATCCGCATCAGCCGGATCGCCATGCCGATGCCGGCGAAACCGCTGCCGACGATTGCAATACGGGGAGGGGTAGGGCTCGTTGTCATTCAGCGTGCCTTGGTCGATTGATCTGGATAAATCCGGGCAACGTAGACATATGTCTACTTTATGGCGACGAGGGTAGACAACTGTGTACTTCGCGTCAAGATCGTTTACAGTGCGTCTTACCGGTATTTGAATACTGCACCTGGCTCTACGTGCGCTACATGCGTCACACCATGGACTCCACCGCCGATTTCCCCCCCACACTGCACGCCGATCCCGACCCGGATCTCGCCCCAGGCAAGCGCAAGCTGATCGAAGCCGCGCTGCGGCTGACGGCCGGCGGCCGCAGCTTCGCGACGCTCGGCCTGCGCGAACTCGCGCGCGAGGCGGGGCTCAATCCGAACACGTTCTACCGGCATTTCGACACGCTCGATGCGCTCGCGCGCGAGGCTGTCGAATGGGTGAGCCGGCGGTTGCGGCCGATGCTGCGGCGCGAACGCTGGCTCGCTGCTCACGACGAACCGCTGAGCGTGCCGCGCCGAGCGTCGGCTGCATTCTTTGCGTTTGCGCTCGATAACCGCGATGCGTTTCTCAGCGCGCTCGCCGAATATCACGGCACGCTGCCTGCATTACGCGACGCGGTGCGTGCGAACCTGCACGAGGTATCCGCCGAAATGGCCGACGACGTCGTGCAGCTGAACCTGATGCCGACGTTGTCGCGTGCAACGGTCGACGAAATCTGCACGCAGATCGTGCTGCAGCTGTTTCATCTGTCGCACGAGTACATCGTCAACGCGGAACATCGCGACGCGCTCGTCGATTACACGGAGCGTTTCATCGTGCGGCTATTTGCGGGTGCGATGGTGCTCGAGGAGCACGGCGCGCAGGCCTGACCTGAACGCTACGTTGAACGTCGAATGCCGATGAAAAAACACCCTGCGGGCCGTGAGGCGCGCAGGGTGTTTCTGTTTGCGTTGACGTCAGTCGTCGGCGCAGAACTTAGGTATCGCTCCAGCCGCCCGAATCGTCGTTGCTGCCCATGTCGACGTCGCCGCCGCCCGAGCCGCCGTCGTTCCAGTCGTTCGAGCCCTGGCCGAAGTCGAGATTGCCGTTATCGCCACCGCCGCCACGCCGACGCGTTTCGTCATCGACGATCACGTCACGCTCGACCACACGATCGCGGCCCGAATTCAGCGCCTCGCCGAGCAGCACACCGGTCAGCAGCCCCCCCATCCCGCCGCCGAACCCACCGCCTTGCTGGACAATCACCGGCGGCTGTTGCTGCGGATAAGGCTGTTGAGGATAGGGCGGTTGCTGTTGCGAGCGACCGAAGCGTTCGTCCGCTTCGCGTGCGTACGCGGAATCGCCCGAGTAGGTCTGCGCGTTGCCGCCCGCATGCGGATCGGGACGACCTTCGGCGCGCGCCTGCAAACTCTCGACGTTGCGTTCGAGCTCTTCGAGCTGATACGGCGGCACAGGATTCTTCGCGCCCGACAGCGCTTCGACCTGTTCGCGCAACTGCGCTTCAAGACCTTCGACTTCTTTTTCGAGCGCCTCGTGTCCGGGCACCGTGGACAGCCGCACGTCGAGCTTCAGCGAACGCACTTTGTTCAGCAGCTCGGTGGCGCGCTTCAATTGCGCACGGCGTTCGTCGTCGCTTTGCGTAGCCCCTGCATTGCGTGCGCGGCGCAGCGTCCAGCGCAGCACCAGCGCGATCGCGCCGATCACGAGCACGATGCCGATCCATGCACCCATCGACGGGCCGTGACGTTGCGGTGCTTGCTGTACGACCGCATTTTGTTGCTGGATAGCAGGCGCGTTTTGCTGAACGAACGGATTACCCGTGCGGTTAGTGCTGGTCGCCGCACCCGAGCGTTCCGCGTCGCGGCGGAGGCGCGCTTCGGTCTGTGCGAAACGCGACGCGTCGGTGAAGCGGATCTGCGGATCGAGCGTTTTCGCCTGCTGGATCTGCGCGAGCGCGTCGGCGGTGCGGCCTTCGCGATCGAGCACCTGGGCGTACAGGTAATGCGCACGCGCGTTGTTCGGATGCGCTTCGAGCACCTGCTTGAGACCGCTGTCGGCCTGCTGCCAGTTGCCCTGCGCCATCGCGGATTCGATCTGCTGCACGGTCGGTACCGCCGCGAACACGGCACCCGAGGCGAGCATCAGCGACAGACACGCTGCTGCGAGGAATTTCTTCATCATGCGGACCGGACGGCTGACCGTCCGTCTCCTTGTCGGTTGAGGGTAGCGTGGAGCGCCGGCATGGCTGCTGGCATATTCCTGTGCCGCGCTACCGGGGCTGCGCGCAACGCCGCTCGACAAGAATCGGCGATCGGCGTATTGCGCAACCTGTTCTACAACGTCTACGACGTTACTGCGCCGGCGTATTCAACTGCTTCTTCAACGCTTCGAGACGGTCGTCGACCGACGGGCCGCGATTCAGATCCGCGAGCTTGTCGTCGAGGGCCTTGCCGCTCTTCGTGTCGGCGGAATTCAGCCGGGCGTCCGAGCGTGCATTCGACAGTGCGACCTTGTCTTCCAGCTTCTGGAAATCCTCGGAGAGATTCTTGCCGCCGATCCCGCCGATCCCGCCGAGCGCGGACGCCGCGACGTCCTTCGCCTGCGCGATCTGCTGCTTCGCCTGCAGGATGTTCGAGCGCGCGTTCAGATCGTTGCGGCGCTGACGCATGTCGTCGATCTGCTGCTTCAACTGATCGACCGACGGTTCGAGCGTCGAAAGTTCGTGCGCGAGCGCATCGCGTTCCGCTTCCGCGTTGGCCTGTGCGCCGAGTGCTTCGCGTGCGAGGTTTTCATCGCCCGATTGCAGCGAGCGCTTCGCGCCGTCTTCGTACTTCTTCGCCTTGTCGGCGGCGACGTCGCGCTTGCTCTGTTGCGTCGCGACCTGGGCCTGAATCTCGATCAGCGAGTTTTCCGCTTTCGCGATGCTGTCGTCGAGTTCGCGGACGATTTGCCGCGAATCGCGCGACGGGTCCTGCACGGAATCGGCGGCGT
This portion of the Paraburkholderia flava genome encodes:
- a CDS encoding flavin-containing monooxygenase, giving the protein MTTSPTPPRIAIVGSGFAGIGMAIRLMRMGLTSFTIYEAAGDIGGTWRDNTYPGAACDVPSHLYSFSFEPNPGWSRAFGGQAEIFAYLKHCVRKYGLAPYLRCNAPVRSARFDETRQVWRLEIGGADDNSAHEQIEADVVIAASGPLSRPAMPQIDGLDRFAGKLFHSARWDHAYPLEGKRVAVIGTGASAIQFVPQIQPRVTHLALFQRTPPWIMPKPDKPVGPRMQWLFRHLPFTQRFVRGAIYWQLESRAVAFVVNPKLMKLPMKFGLGYLRRRVQDPALRAKLTPDYLLGCKRVLLSSDYFPALCQPNVDVVTTSIREIVADGVVTTDGTHHAVDTIICGTGFQVNDYGAPFDVTGIGGADLGAKWLRDGPEAYLGTSVADFPNFFMMVGPNTGLGHNSMIYMIESQVQYIAECLRELARQGARTMNLRHDVQQAFNARLQHEMRHAVWTTGCRSWYQTKSGKVTALWPGFTFSFRRRTKRVRADDYRFAR
- a CDS encoding TetR family transcriptional regulator yields the protein MDSTADFPPTLHADPDPDLAPGKRKLIEAALRLTAGGRSFATLGLRELAREAGLNPNTFYRHFDTLDALAREAVEWVSRRLRPMLRRERWLAAHDEPLSVPRRASAAFFAFALDNRDAFLSALAEYHGTLPALRDAVRANLHEVSAEMADDVVQLNLMPTLSRATVDEICTQIVLQLFHLSHEYIVNAEHRDALVDYTERFIVRLFAGAMVLEEHGAQA
- a CDS encoding alpha/beta fold hydrolase, with the translated sequence MTRFESISPAQPAPLPRRSLAARLGIVSVPRTELRRRYTQTGSKFVQIMGTDVHYVEQGTGPRTLVLIHGFASSLHTWDGVADDLARDHRVIRLDLPPFGVTGPLRDASGRIETMNISVYRRFIDTFIQAVDATHATLIGNSLGGLIAWDYAVRHRGAVEQLVLIDAAGFPMKLPIYIDLFNYALVRISSPWWLPEAIVKSAVRNVYGDPRKLTAPVLRRYIDFFHGEDTREAIGKMVPTLDFRDLDTDVLKTLDVPTLVLWGAKDRWIPPAHAAEFARRIPGAKSVMYPSFGHIPMEESPGDVLRDLRGFLVREPGGAAVRPV
- a CDS encoding PspA/IM30 family protein, with the translated sequence MSLFDSISRTLKGLLNDAADSVQDPSRDSRQIVRELDDSIAKAENSLIEIQAQVATQQSKRDVAADKAKKYEDGAKRSLQSGDENLAREALGAQANAEAERDALAHELSTLEPSVDQLKQQIDDMRQRRNDLNARSNILQAKQQIAQAKDVAASALGGIGGIGGKNLSEDFQKLEDKVALSNARSDARLNSADTKSGKALDDKLADLNRGPSVDDRLEALKKQLNTPAQ
- a CDS encoding tetratricopeptide repeat protein, with protein sequence MKKFLAAACLSLMLASGAVFAAVPTVQQIESAMAQGNWQQADSGLKQVLEAHPNNARAHYLYAQVLDREGRTADALAQIQQAKTLDPQIRFTDASRFAQTEARLRRDAERSGAATSTNRTGNPFVQQNAPAIQQQNAVVQQAPQRHGPSMGAWIGIVLVIGAIALVLRWTLRRARNAGATQSDDERRAQLKRATELLNKVRSLKLDVRLSTVPGHEALEKEVEGLEAQLREQVEALSGAKNPVPPYQLEELERNVESLQARAEGRPDPHAGGNAQTYSGDSAYAREADERFGRSQQQPPYPQQPYPQQQPPVIVQQGGGFGGGMGGLLTGVLLGEALNSGRDRVVERDVIVDDETRRRGGGGDNGNLDFGQGSNDWNDGGSGGGDVDMGSNDDSGGWSDT